The following are from one region of the Stigmatella ashevillena genome:
- a CDS encoding tetratricopeptide repeat protein: MAGPPTDGRTGKSSVKHRRPASDESSKGSKVLEQGARIDRYVLLKVVGQGGMGTVYAAYDPELDRKVALKLLRPGKGDAEDSEGRARLLREAQAMARISHPNVITVHDVGTFGSQVFITLEFIQGQTLREWLRKDRHPWQQILQRFLEAGQGLVAAHQAGLVHRDFKPANVLISDSGRVYVTDFGLARLAEAAGQEEAAFDAGGVFEEQMSAALSSPLTSEGVIVGTPQYMPPEQYLGNAGDARLDQFSFCASLYWALYGKRPFEPQQMAAMAAEVSQSLQAQSPQEIRRRLGHGTIVQDPPRDTRVPSWVRRAVLRGLSLAPEDRFPSMQALLTALSQQQRRVRRRKVIAAVGAVAVAGAGVGLYFQHRSQLCTGAESLMASVWGPAPRQKLEAAFSATGKPFAPESARRVVQELDGYAQGWARMHTEACVATRIQGMQTEALLSLRMVCLDRRRRDLRALVGLLTEADGKVVERSVDAVAALPSLKACQDIESLTEQSPLPEDPARRATIERLGEQLSQIKALHDAGRYQAALTLARTIEPEVVATTYLPLQAELRYHLGWLLQQSGEAEEGLRELERAFDDAESSRSDRTRLEVLIKLIFTLATNGHPEQAQRWGEVAVAVLNRLGGEPSLAGDLMGNLGSVALMQGRYQEATGYFEKARALQLDPLGREDPKQAKVSYGLGLAALRQGEHARAIQMLGEALQQTQSAKGAQHPEMGSRHVMLATAYRESGDPVQALAHAESALKLRKAALGANHPAVADALDEMGECLLLMKRYEEAMEAFRKAVDIKGEKLGMDHPDLSYSYDGMGKALLAWGRAEEAIAYLKQALAYENTEPEALAETGFRLAQALWETGKAPQGAREEAIRAREGYAKLEKPQQVAEITAWLKAREAPPSPAHSVRPPRRQRR, translated from the coding sequence ATGGCTGGCCCCCCAACGGATGGAAGAACTGGAAAGTCCTCCGTCAAGCACCGGCGGCCCGCCTCGGATGAGAGTTCCAAGGGCTCGAAGGTGCTGGAGCAGGGGGCCCGCATTGACCGCTATGTCCTCCTCAAGGTCGTGGGGCAGGGGGGCATGGGCACGGTCTATGCCGCGTATGATCCGGAGCTGGACCGCAAGGTAGCCCTCAAGCTGCTGCGCCCCGGCAAGGGGGATGCGGAGGACTCGGAGGGCCGCGCCCGGCTGCTGCGGGAGGCGCAGGCCATGGCCCGCATCTCTCACCCCAACGTCATCACCGTGCACGACGTGGGGACCTTTGGCTCCCAGGTGTTCATCACCTTGGAGTTCATCCAGGGGCAGACCTTGCGCGAGTGGTTGCGCAAGGACCGGCACCCCTGGCAGCAGATCCTCCAGCGCTTCCTGGAGGCGGGCCAGGGGCTGGTGGCCGCCCATCAAGCGGGTCTGGTGCACCGGGACTTCAAGCCGGCCAACGTGCTCATCTCCGACAGCGGACGGGTCTACGTCACCGACTTCGGTCTGGCGCGGCTGGCAGAGGCCGCGGGGCAGGAGGAGGCCGCCTTCGATGCGGGCGGGGTCTTCGAGGAGCAGATGAGCGCGGCGCTCTCCTCGCCCCTGACGTCCGAGGGGGTCATCGTGGGCACGCCCCAGTACATGCCGCCCGAGCAATACCTGGGCAATGCCGGGGACGCGCGCCTGGACCAGTTCAGCTTCTGTGCCTCGCTGTACTGGGCGCTCTACGGCAAGCGTCCCTTCGAGCCGCAGCAGATGGCCGCGATGGCGGCCGAGGTCAGTCAGAGCCTTCAGGCGCAGAGCCCCCAGGAGATCCGGCGCAGGCTGGGACATGGCACCATCGTCCAGGATCCGCCTCGCGACACGCGGGTGCCTTCCTGGGTCCGGCGCGCGGTGCTGCGCGGGTTGTCGCTGGCCCCAGAGGACCGTTTTCCGTCCATGCAGGCCCTGCTGACGGCGCTGTCCCAGCAGCAGCGGCGAGTGCGCCGGCGCAAGGTGATCGCCGCAGTGGGGGCGGTCGCGGTGGCCGGGGCGGGGGTGGGCTTGTACTTCCAGCACCGCAGCCAGCTGTGCACGGGGGCCGAGTCGCTCATGGCCTCCGTCTGGGGACCGGCCCCGCGGCAGAAGCTCGAGGCCGCCTTCTCCGCCACGGGCAAGCCCTTCGCACCGGAGAGTGCCCGCCGGGTGGTGCAGGAACTGGATGGGTATGCGCAGGGCTGGGCGCGCATGCACACCGAGGCCTGCGTGGCGACCCGGATCCAGGGGATGCAGACGGAGGCCCTGCTGTCCCTGCGCATGGTGTGTCTGGATCGGCGCCGCAGGGACCTGCGGGCGCTGGTGGGCTTGCTGACGGAGGCGGACGGCAAGGTGGTGGAGCGCTCGGTGGATGCCGTCGCCGCGCTCCCGTCGCTGAAGGCGTGCCAGGACATCGAGTCGTTGACCGAGCAGTCCCCGCTGCCCGAGGATCCCGCCCGCCGCGCCACCATCGAGCGGCTTGGCGAGCAGCTCTCCCAGATCAAGGCCCTCCATGACGCGGGCCGCTACCAGGCCGCGCTGACGCTGGCCCGGACGATCGAGCCCGAGGTGGTCGCCACCACCTACCTGCCGCTCCAGGCGGAGCTGCGCTACCACCTGGGCTGGTTGCTCCAGCAGAGCGGGGAGGCGGAGGAAGGTCTGCGCGAGTTGGAGCGGGCCTTCGACGATGCGGAGTCGAGCCGGTCCGACAGGACGCGGCTGGAGGTCCTCATCAAGCTCATCTTCACGCTCGCCACCAACGGTCATCCGGAGCAGGCCCAGCGCTGGGGCGAGGTGGCGGTCGCGGTCCTCAACCGGCTCGGGGGCGAGCCCTCGCTGGCGGGCGATCTGATGGGCAACCTGGGCAGCGTGGCCTTGATGCAGGGGCGCTACCAGGAGGCCACGGGCTATTTCGAGAAGGCGCGCGCGCTGCAGCTCGACCCCCTGGGCAGGGAGGACCCGAAGCAGGCCAAGGTGAGCTATGGGCTGGGGCTGGCAGCCCTGCGCCAGGGGGAGCATGCCCGCGCCATCCAGATGCTCGGCGAGGCGCTTCAGCAGACCCAGTCGGCCAAGGGGGCGCAGCACCCAGAGATGGGCAGCCGCCACGTCATGCTCGCCACCGCCTACCGGGAGAGCGGAGACCCGGTTCAGGCGCTGGCCCATGCCGAGTCCGCCCTGAAGCTGCGCAAGGCGGCCCTGGGGGCAAACCACCCCGCCGTGGCCGATGCGCTCGACGAGATGGGCGAGTGCCTCCTTCTGATGAAGCGCTATGAGGAGGCGATGGAGGCCTTTCGCAAGGCCGTGGACATCAAGGGCGAGAAGCTGGGGATGGACCACCCGGACCTGTCCTACTCCTATGATGGGATGGGCAAGGCGCTGCTGGCGTGGGGCCGGGCCGAGGAGGCCATCGCCTACCTGAAGCAGGCGCTCGCGTACGAGAACACCGAGCCCGAAGCGCTCGCGGAGACGGGCTTTCGCCTCGCCCAGGCGCTCTGGGAGACGGGAAAGGCCCCCCAGGGTGCCCGTGAAGAGGCGATCCGGGCCCGTGAAGGCTACGCGAAGCTGGAGAAGCCCCAGCAGGTGGCGGAGATCACCGCCTGGCTCAAGGCGCGGGAGGCCCCGCCGAGCCCCGCCCATTCCGTGCGTCCCCCCCGTCGCCAACGGCGCTGA